From the genome of Salvia splendens isolate huo1 chromosome 7, SspV2, whole genome shotgun sequence:
CATTGTCCACTTGTTTCCATTGTTATTTAAGGAGTAAACAGACTAGGGAATACGAGGGGAAGCATTCTTACTATGATTCTTGGTTTGCTTCTCACCTGTACCCTCACTCCATGGCTTAAATttgaaccccccccccccacacacacacaaaattgAATCCAATCAGCTATTGATGCCTATAAATCAAGCTTCCTTTTGCTAACAGATATTGGCAGTAGTTGTCTGATCTGATAGTATATAGTTCCTTGAGGTCGTACATGGGTTGGGTCTGGAATGAGATTGAATTGGTTGCAGTGAACACTGAAACTGTATGCTCTGTGAGCCTATGTCTGCTTAGAAATGTTTGCGTAGTATATAAATTTGCAgatagtcttttattttgcactGAATTCCTTGCTGAGTCTGAATTAGGACTTCAAATTCGGTTCACATAAATATGCTGAATATGTAGAACTGGCCTCTCCTTTCTTCATCTGATTACACCTGCAAAATCATCTTGCCGTTATATAAATTCCTGTTAAACTTGGATGGCTTATAATAATGCATGAGAACTCAACTAAGTCCGTGATTATTGCGAATACTCTAGGTCTTTGATGACTGCAAATAATATTAGTTGATAACTAGGCTTTCTGTTTCTCTTTTGGTGCAGCGAATATATCATTGATCTAATGGGTGCTCCAGGCACACTCATTCCTACTGAGGTACCTAGTGCCCATCCTCAAAATTTTGAGTTAGATGCAAGGGGTATTGGTACGTCTCCAGGGAGTCTGAAAACCTTTTGTATAGATGAAAGACCTAAACCTAAGACTTCAAGTGCACCATCTGCGGTTTCCCTCCACTCAAATGTAAGAGGCAGCAGATCTGCAGGAATAATTTTGACAGATCAGTTGGAGCATAATGTTGAAGATCTATATCTTCCACTGAAGGACAATTCTAGAGAAGATCAGGTTCCTTCAACCTGGAATAGTTCCAGAGAAGATCAGGTAGTGGAACGTAATGAACTGCCAATATGGGATAGGGTGGATGACCAGGATCATGCTGTACAATGTTGTGAAAATGAACACTCACTTATACCCCTCACTGGACAACAGTTGTTGAACATATCTTATGACAGCAGCAGAGTTGTTGACGCTTCTGGAAATAATTTGCAAATTGAACCTGTACTGAATGGAGTTGCCGAAATTTTATGGGAGGATCTTCAGATTGGTGAACGTATTGGTATAGGTAAGAATTTAGCTGTACATTTCGTTTTTCCTTGTTGAAATTTATGCAAATAGAGCCGTTGTACCTGTAGTGCGTATTTTCTTGCGCAAAGATCACCTTCAGTTGGCCTTCTCCCTGCATTTGAGTACAAAATATGCTTTATTCAAGTGTACCATTGAGTAATAAACCACTTTTGTTTCTTTACACATTtgtaattaattagtttagttaTACATGATGCTAAATGTCTTTTGTTGAGAGGTTATTATATATGCTTGATTTCAGTATTCTCAAACTGCCTGTTCTAAGTTTTCTTGTTCTTTCTGCAGGTTCATATGGTGAGGTATATCGAGCAGAATGGAATGGCACGGTAAGGTTAATAATTCTAGTGATCTGATATAGGGTTAATGTAGGTGCTAATAAGAAAATTACTAAGGGGGGGgctcttttccttttcttttccttcctgGTCATGGTGTGTGTATGTGTTGTTTTTTTAGGTGGGGTGTATAACACTTTTGAGATTTGCTGTTTCTGATTTTGAAGTCTGTGTTTCTACTTTCTTGTCTACTGTCACTGTACTAGATAGCGGTACCAGTTTATATTTATTGGCAGTAGTTTTTACATTGTCACTGTGGTTTCATGACAGGAAGTTGCAGTGAAGAGGTTTATGAAACAAGACATCTCAGGAGATGCACTTGCACAATTCAAATGCGAGGTAGGGGTTCTTTGGAAGATCGTGTTGTGTGTGTATGCGTGTTGGAGATTTTCTGCTCTTCTTCTTTGATTTTTAAATCCCTTTAATTGCCCCTTTCAGATTGAGATCATGTTAAGGTTGAGACATCCAAATGTGGTCCTTTTCATGGGAGCTGTGACACGCCCCCCTCATATGTCCATATTGACTGAATTCCTTCCAAGGTTTTTTTTTCTCAGCTATCCGTTAATTTCTTGGGCTCAGTTCACTTTGTTCTTATGAATCCTATTTTAATTGCAGGGGTAGTTTGTATAAGCTGCTGCACCGACCAAATATCCAAATAGACGAAAAAAGGAGATTAAAAATGGCCCTTGATGTGGTACGGGGTCAATAAGTTATATTTGCATTTACTACTTTCTATTAGGTTTCGTCACATGTGCTAACATGCACATCCTTTGCAGGCCAAGGGAATGAATTACTTGCATACCAGCCATCCTATAATTGTGCATCGAGATTTGAAGACCCCAAATCTCCTGGTTGATAAAAATTGGGCTGTCAAGGTTCGATTTGTGCTTAATACAACTCCACATAGTTTGATGTTGAATTTTCACTTTTTTCTCTTAACATTTCCATCCACCACAACCTGTCAGGTCTGCGATTTTGGTATGTCTCGTCTGCAGCACCATACGTTCCTATCTTCGAAGTCTGCAGCTGGAACGGTAATGCATTATAAGATTAAAACGAAAAAGACAAAAGTTGAAGTTTGCTGCTTATGAGATGCTTAAAAATATTTGATTTGATACTgaatatttatttgttaattttcgGGATATGCAGGCAGAATGGATGGCCCCAGAGGTTCTGAGAAATGAACCATCCAATGAGAAGTGAGTTTAATGGTTTCCCTTTCACTTTGAGTAACTGATGTCTTGTTCTGAATCTCACTGTTAAAGGTCAATTTCCTTCAATCGACAGATCTGATGTGTATAGTTTCGGAGTCATACTGTGGGAGCTGGCAACTCTGCGCGTGCCATGGACGGAGATGAACTCAATGCAGGTGGTTGGAGCTGTTGGATTCCAGGGTAGGCACCTCGATATCCCCCCCACAGTTGATCCCTTGGTGGCCGAGATAATAAGTGACTGTTGGAATAGGTAAGTCACTGACTTAGCCAATTACAGCCCCTTGATCATTCATATGAAATTGACTCGGAGGCTCCATCTCATGCAGAAATCCACAGGCACGCCCTTCTTTTGCACAGATTATCACCCGCCTGAAGTGTCTGCAGCGCCTCAGTGTGCGTAAAACTGAGAGCTGCAAGTATCAGGAATAATACCGTTGTAGCGTAGCTGAGTGTTCGCTCATCTCTGTACTCGAAGAGCCAGTTTGAGCAGAAGTCTATAAAATTAAAGAATTCTTCCGGACCTAGGCCATTGCTGCGGAGGAAAGTTGCTGAATTGGGAAGTGTTGGTTCATTCAAAGTGGGAACTGAACGCAGCTGATTCATAGAGTAAATCCTCAACTTCAATGTTGGCACAAAAGTGTGCAGTTGGGGAAAGAACTTTAGTAAGTTTCTGCTGAGCAAAGCTTAGTCCTTCATATTTGTCTATTCCTAAAAACATGAGAGAGAAAATGATAAGggctttctctctcttcatgtTTTTAAGTTGAAAAACAATGTAGTTATCGTCATCTATTGGTAAGAGCGTTTTAAATAAACACGTACTAGAAGATAGAAAAAGCCAAAAAAGGGAGTTTTTGAGATTCTCGAAATAGCAAATGTAAAAAAAGGGTATCTGCAGTTTGTACTTTGACAGGAGTTTGTTACTAGAGTATAATGGAAAGTAAAAGAATAAGAAATGGTGTTATTTTGTTACTGTTTCACCAATATGAAGTTTATCATTACAAACAAACTTGTAAGATATTCGACATCACTTTCCaagctttttatttttatttcaatttcaatttcaatttcaatttcaatgaTAAGAAAttggtatattttttatttatcctCTATGGCCTAAATAACtaaatttattgttttatatacatataaaagtaTACTTCGATTTCTTTTACAAGAACTCATGACAAGACTTCTAAAATATACAAGTAGCACTGTGTCATATTCATGCTCAATCCCTCTTTTCTACTCTTGTACACCACAACATTTTCCTAACTAACTAAATTATCCCTCTTTTCTACTCTTGAAGGCATTGATTTTCTATACACCTTTTCACCAGTTGCTAAATTCAGCACTGTGAAAATGATGTTGGCTTTAGCTGCTATTTATGGCTGGTCTCTTAGCCACTTAGATGTCAACAATGCTTTCCTATATGGTGATCTAGAAGAAGAGATTTACATGACTATACCACCGGGCCTTGAGTTTGACAGACTTGCTGTTGAGGGGGCCACTCCTAACTCAACATTAGTCTGTAGATTAAAGAACGTCTTTATATGGACTCAAGCAAGCCTCTAGGCAGTGGTATCTCAAGCTCTCAGAGGTTCTAAAAGAGTTTGGATTACAACAATCAACCTCTGATCATTCATTCTTCTACAAAAATGATGCATCAGGTTTCTTTGGTATAGTAGTCTATGTGGATGACATTTTGCTGGCAACCTCAGATCCACAAATGACTGAGAATTTCAAGGAATTTATGTCAAATCACTTCAAATTCAAGGATTTGGGAGTGCCAAAATACTTTCTTGGCATTGAGATTGCAAGGAATAAAAAGGGAATTCAGATATCACATAGGAAATATGCTATGGATTTGATCAATGATGCAGGACTTCTAGGCTGCAAACACTTAACAATACCTATGGATCCAATGAAGAAGTTGCAGTTAGAGTCTGGCCCTCTACTGGAAGATCCATCCAAGTATAGAAGATTGATTGGAAGACTTTTATATCTGTGCATCACTAGGCCGGACATTACTTATTCTGTGCACAAATTGAGTCAATATGTGTCAAAACCATGCATAGATCACTGGCATGCAACTGAGAAAATTCTGAAATATCTGAAAAGAACACCAGGCCATGGACTGTTCTTTTCCAGCAGCAGCAAGCCCATGTTGAGTATATTTTCAGATGCGGATTGGGCAGCATGCCCAGATACAAGGAAGTCTATGACTGGATATTGTTTATTCCTTGGTAATTCTCTGGTTACATGGAAAGCCAAGAAGCAAAATACAATCTTTAGATCATCGGCTGAAGCAGAATATCAAGCCATGGCACAAGCAACTTGTGAAGTTGTGTGGGCTAGAACTTTGCTTGAAGAATTTGGAGTAAAGACTAAGAAAACAGTGCCTCTTTACTGTGATAATCAATCGGCTATCTATATATGCTCTAATCCAGTTTTTCATGAAAGAACAAAGCATATAGAGATTGATTGTCACGCGGTTAGAGAAAAGTTCATGCAAGGCATTGTTAAGCCTTTACATGTCAGGAACAATCTTCAAATTGCAGACATTTTCACTAAACCATTGGGAGAAACGGCCTTTCAATCTATACTAGACAAGATGAACTTCAATAGCTTGTATAGTCCATCTTGACGGGGCGTGTTGAAGATAGCAAGACACTTGTGATGAAGAAAGGCTCGCATATGTAGGAGAATGAAGGAAAGCTCGTGTGCATGGAAGTGAAGCAGAGTTCGCGCATGCATGGAATAACATCCGCATCCAGCTAGAATACAGCTAGCGTCCACTCATCGCTTAGTCAGCAGTGAGTTAGCAATATGTTGGTTAAATGTTAGTTGATAGTTGGTTAAGAAGTTAGTTagcttagtctataaatagctCGGCTTCTTCACTTTGTAAACACATTTTTTGTGTGATCAATAAAGATCCAATTCCTCTAAATTTCATGTTCTATCTCTGGTTTATTAGTTTCTACaagtactctctctactttttcatctctctttttttaCTCTCTATTTATTAATTCACAAAACAATATTACATAAAATCTAATGCTGAAacccaaatgtttcatatttatcgGGACAGAGGGGTATAAAACtaaagtaaaaatataaaatagaggTAAACGGCTGGGGATAGAATGGTCAAACGAAATAACACTGTGGGGTCCACCGTTGAAGGAGAGAGTAGTATATAATGAGATTCAGTTTTGAGGTTCATGCACCTTCGCTCTCTCTTTTCAACTCTCTTTCCCTTCATCTCTATCTCTCTAAATCTCTCATAATTTCTCCAACAAGCTCATAAGATCAAACTCCATTTCTTTCAATTGATCATTTCGACCTTCTCATTTCCTAAAATTCTTTCGATTTTAATAGTTTATGCTTTGAAGATTCCTTCAGCAGGTACTTTTGCCGACTGCGGTagctttttttaaatattttttccgCCCTAAATTCTGTTTCTTAAATTATTCATTTCTATTTCATCTGCTAGGTTTAATCTTCAATGCAGTTAGTATGAGGAATTTCTgctgtttttctttctttttgtttgtgttttggaCTTTTATTTGGAATATTCCAGCTCAGAGTTGCCGAGATTGTTGTTTTTTCAATAATTTGCCTGATTGCTTAAATTGGAACTGATTTTCTAGGTGATACATGTAACAATGCAGTTCGATGGTTTCTGCTTTAATAACAAAGGCAATTGCAATCATAATTATCATTTTCATAAACTCTTTCTTTTGCTGTGTTACTTGATTGTATCGATCTTTGTGTTTCTAGCTCTCAATGTGGAATGTGTGTGATTTGGTTAGAGGTAATTCGACTATAATATTAAATGATGCATTTTGTTATTATTTGAGAGGTGCCAGCATTGTATAATTGGAGTTAAATTTGCTCATCTGCATATTGCCCTTTCCTTAAAATGCTAAAGAGTGTTAAAGATATAAGAGTGTTATAGGAAAATGCTGTTTTATGTTGAAAGGGGGGATCGATGAGCTTTGTTGGATTGGGAGCATCTAAAGGTTTGGTGATGTTATCCAGTGTTCAATTAGCATCTCGTTGTTTTATAAACATTAGCATTAGCACGCCTTCAAATGATAGACATCCATCTGAACCGAGCAGCCTCATTGCTAATGCTGTTTAATGATAGTGGTTAAGAGTCATTCAGGTCATAAGTACAGATTATTTGCAAGAATTTTTCCTGAATGTTGCGATCTCCAACTATAAAGGCTATTTTTAGCATTAGAATAATTAGGTATTTCAGATACGGAGACTGTCATACTCCCATAACATCGTAAAAGTTTCACTTTACATATGCCATTGTGTTTTTGTATGGTTGTTAGGCCGAACAGATATCATATTTCATGATTCCTTAACGACTAGATAAAAAGTGAGACGTGTAATTGCCCATTGACTCAAGCTCTTGCATTTCGTTGAACCATGCATTTATATATCACGTGGCACCTGACACGTGTAATTGTCCATTAACTCGAGTTCTTGCATTTCATTTAACCCTACATTTATATATCACCATTCCATTGCATGTTGTTAGTTTGTCGATTGTTGAAATTGACACGTGTGCTAGTTCATGGCAATGTATGTTTGGATGAACCAGCTGAAACGGGATTTCATTGATATAACTGATTCTTGAATTCCATTTAATCCTGAAATTGTATATACCCACTTTATCCATGTTTTTCAGCCGCCTTAACTTAAAAAGGAATTATTGCATTGCCAAGATCTTTGTTTTCGTGCTTTTTTCCTTTTACATTCTTTATTGAAATATCACTTTTCTCCTTGTATACTAAAACTTTGCAGCCTTATGTGATAGAGCTGACTCTTGATTTGACGTAATGTTCTGTTCTTAAATCCTAGCACATCCCTGGAGAATGCTATCTGACGTGGAACTAACTGGGACCGCATTATCATCTGCCAGAGAACTTCTTCCGATGGAAATTAATCTTGCCAAAGACGTTGAAAGCAGGGTTAGTCGTCCCAGGACTATTGAGCACGATTTTTGGCCACTGGAGGAAGTAGATCCGAAGAAGGCAAGATTTCCATGTTGTGTCGTCTGGACACCTCTGCCCATCGTCTCATGGTTAGCGCCTTTTATAGGACATGTCGGGATCTGCAAGGAGGATGGCACCATCATAGATTTCTCCGGCTCCAACCTCATCAATGTCAACGACTTTGCATTTGGTCCTGTTGCCAGATACCTTCAACTGGATCGAGAGCAGGTATAATATTTCTACCAAATTCTCTGTAAGCTAACTCAAAGAGTTCTTGTCTCAGTTTAAATAGAAACTTCT
Proteins encoded in this window:
- the LOC121741625 gene encoding uncharacterized mitochondrial protein AtMg00810-like; this translates as MMLALAAIYGWSLSHLDVNNAFLYGDLEEEIYMTIPPGLEFDRLAVEGATPNSTLVCFFGIVVYVDDILLATSDPQMTENFKEFMSNHFKFKDLGVPKYFLGIEIARNKKGIQISHRKYAMDLINDAGLLGCKHLTIPMDPMKKLQLESGPLLEDPSKYRRLIGRLLYLCITRPDITYSVHKLSQYVSKPCIDHWHATEKILKYLKRTPGHGLFFSSSSKPMLSIFSDADWAACPDTRKSMTGYCLFLGNSLVTWKAKKQNTIFRSSAEAEYQAMAQATCEVVWARTLLEEFGVKTKKTVPLYCDNQSAIYICSNPVFHERTKHIEIDCHAVREKFMQGIVKPLHVRNNLQIADIFTKPLGETAFQSILDKMNFNSLYSPS
- the LOC121742171 gene encoding probable serine/threonine-protein kinase SIS8 — translated: MSKVKHFFRKLHIGDHHNHVRPPALVPSSQTAPSQQLTSTSPSSEVPPTGSSSSGGNSSNSNISFFEEEFQMQLALAISVSDPGQNCVDPETAQINVAKQISLGYAPSQNLSESMSLRFWSCNVINYGEKVIDGFYDVCGINSSLVVPKKMPSLVELKAISPLEDVGCEVVLVNRADDVELRKLEERVFYMFVESQALDKTLSTSFLVQKIADLIVERMGGPVSDVEEMFRRWRARNHELRAYLNSVILPLGSLDVGHSRQRALLFKVLADKVNLPCKLVKGSYYTGTDEGAVNLIKLADGSEYIIDLMGAPGTLIPTEVPSAHPQNFELDARGIGTSPGSLKTFCIDERPKPKTSSAPSAVSLHSNVRGSRSAGIILTDQLEHNVEDLYLPLKDNSREDQVPSTWNSSREDQVVERNELPIWDRVDDQDHAVQCCENEHSLIPLTGQQLLNISYDSSRVVDASGNNLQIEPVLNGVAEILWEDLQIGERIGIGSYGEVYRAEWNGTEVAVKRFMKQDISGDALAQFKCEIEIMLRLRHPNVVLFMGAVTRPPHMSILTEFLPRGSLYKLLHRPNIQIDEKRRLKMALDVAKGMNYLHTSHPIIVHRDLKTPNLLVDKNWAVKVCDFGMSRLQHHTFLSSKSAAGTAEWMAPEVLRNEPSNEKSDVYSFGVILWELATLRVPWTEMNSMQVVGAVGFQGRHLDIPPTVDPLVAEIISDCWNRNPQARPSFAQIITRLKCLQRLSVRKTESCKYQE